The Nocardioides zeae genome includes the window GCGCCACCTGCTCCTTCGACTCGAAGCGGGCGGCCATCCAGACCTCCGCGGCCTCCTCGACCAGCTTCTTGCCGATGGCGTGCACGCCCGCGTCCAGCTCGGCCACCGTGCCGGAGCCGTCGGGACGCGTGCGGGCCTTGTCCTCGAGCTCGACCCAGAGCTCCTCGAACGTCTTCACGGGCGCTCAGCCTACGGCGTCGCCGCCGTGCTCCCGACCGCGAGGTCCTTCAGCAGCCGCGCGGTCGCCAGGGCCGCCGACGTCGCCTCGTAGCCCTTGTCCTCCGCCGAGCCCTCGAGCCCGGCGCGGTCGAGGGCCTGCGCCTCGGTGTCGCAGGTCAGCACGCCGAAGCCGACGGGCGTGCCGCTGTCGAGCGCCACGCGGGTGAGCCCGTCGGTCGCCGCGGAGCAGACGTACTCGAAGTGCGGCGTGCCGCCCCGGATGACCACGCCGAGGGCCACCACGGCGTCGTGCGTCGCCGCGAGCGCGGCGGCGACGACGGGGAGCTCGAACGTCCCCGGCACCCGTACGACGGTGGGCGCGGTCACCGACGCGTCCGCCAGCGCGCGGTGGGTGCCGGCGAGCAGGCCGTCCATGACGACGTCGTGCCAGCTCGCGGCGACGACGGCGACGGACAGGTCGGACGCGTCACCGGGACGCTGGTCGGGGGCTCCGTGGCCGCTCATCGGCGGTCTCCTTCGAGGTCGTGGGCGTGCCGGTCGTCGTGCACGTTCGGGATGGTCGCGTTGCCGCTCGGGTCGTGCGTCACCGCGTCCACGCGGGGCGGGTCGACCACGAGGTCGGCCTCGTCGGCGAGGGCCGCGTCCCGCAGGTGCGGGTCGGCGATGCGCGCCACGTAGGCGTCGAGGCCGTCGAGCTGGTGGCCCATGCGGTCGCGCTTGGTGCGCAGGTAGGCGATGTTGTGGTCGTTCGGCCGGGGGGCGAGGGGCACGCGCTCGGTGACGTGCACGCCGTACTCCTCCAGGTTCGACGTCTTCTCCGGGTTGTTGGTGAGCAGGCGCACCGAGGAGACGCCGAGGTCGCGGAGGATCTGCGTCGCCGTCCCGTAGTGCCGCGCGTCGGCGGGCAGGCCGAGGTCGAGGTTGGCGTCCACGGTGTCGCGGCCGCCGTCCTGCAGCTGGTAGGCCTGCAGCTTGGCGACGAGGCCGATGCCCCGGCCCTCGTGGCCGCGGAGGTAGACGACGACGCCGCGGCCCTCCTCGACGATGCGGGCCAGCGACTCGTCGAGCTGCGGGCCGCAGTCGCAGCGCTGCGAGCCGAAGACGTCGCCGGTGAGGCACTCCGAGTGCACGCGCACCAGCACCGGGTCGGCCTCGCTCGCGTCCGAGATGTCCCCGTGGACCAGGGCGACGTGCTCGCTGCCGTCGATCGTGATGCGGTAGCCGACGGCGGTGAACTCGCCGTGCGCCGTCGGGAGGCGGGTCTCGGCGACCCGCACCGCGTGCTGCTCGGTGCGGCGGCGGTAGCGCACGAGGTCCTCGATCGAGATCATCGCGAGGTCGTGCTCGTCGGCGAAGGCCCGCAGCTCCGGAGCGCGCTTCATGGTGCCGTCGTCGTTGACGATCTCGACCAGCACGCCGGCGGGCGTGAGGCCGGCCATGCGCGCCAGGTCGACCGCGGCCTCGGTATGGCCGCGCCGCACGAGCACGCCGCCCTCGCGGTAGCGCAGCGGGAACACGTGGCCCGGGCGCGTCAGCTCCCAGGGCTCGGTCGCGGAGTC containing:
- a CDS encoding phosphoribosyl-ATP diphosphatase; this translates as MKTFEELWVELEDKARTRPDGSGTVAELDAGVHAIGKKLVEEAAEVWMAARFESKEQVALEVSQLLYHAQVMLLASGVTLDDVYSHL
- the ribH gene encoding 6,7-dimethyl-8-ribityllumazine synthase, with translation MSGHGAPDQRPGDASDLSVAVVAASWHDVVMDGLLAGTHRALADASVTAPTVVRVPGTFELPVVAAALAATHDAVVALGVVIRGGTPHFEYVCSAATDGLTRVALDSGTPVGFGVLTCDTEAQALDRAGLEGSAEDKGYEATSAALATARLLKDLAVGSTAATP
- a CDS encoding bifunctional 3,4-dihydroxy-2-butanone-4-phosphate synthase/GTP cyclohydrolase II; this encodes MSERVRLDSVERAVADIAAGKAVVVVDDEDRENEGDIIFAAAKATPELMAFTIRHSSGVICAPMPGDMLDRLEIPLMTPHNRDPLRTAYTISVDARDGTTTGISAADRARTVKVLADSATEPWELTRPGHVFPLRYREGGVLVRRGHTEAAVDLARMAGLTPAGVLVEIVNDDGTMKRAPELRAFADEHDLAMISIEDLVRYRRRTEQHAVRVAETRLPTAHGEFTAVGYRITIDGSEHVALVHGDISDASEADPVLVRVHSECLTGDVFGSQRCDCGPQLDESLARIVEEGRGVVVYLRGHEGRGIGLVAKLQAYQLQDGGRDTVDANLDLGLPADARHYGTATQILRDLGVSSVRLLTNNPEKTSNLEEYGVHVTERVPLAPRPNDHNIAYLRTKRDRMGHQLDGLDAYVARIADPHLRDAALADEADLVVDPPRVDAVTHDPSGNATIPNVHDDRHAHDLEGDRR